A stretch of Nocardia fluminea DNA encodes these proteins:
- a CDS encoding DinB family protein — MIVPDTKNWTWVLERACAECGFDAEATAYSAVPEIVLDSATRIGSALERDDARVRPDEATWSVLEYGAHVRDVCRIFDTRLALMLDGDGTEVPRFENWDQDATAVADRYDRQDPAVVARELALAADRVAAAFAAVPADQLQLRGARSDGSLFTVTSLGRYFLHDVVHHVHDVRG; from the coding sequence ATGATCGTTCCTGACACCAAGAACTGGACCTGGGTCCTCGAACGTGCCTGCGCCGAGTGTGGATTCGATGCCGAGGCCACGGCGTACTCGGCCGTCCCCGAGATCGTCCTGGACAGCGCCACCCGGATCGGCTCTGCGCTCGAACGCGACGACGCGCGAGTGCGTCCGGACGAGGCGACCTGGTCTGTCCTCGAGTACGGCGCGCACGTGCGCGACGTGTGCCGGATCTTCGATACCCGGCTCGCGCTGATGCTGGACGGTGACGGCACCGAGGTGCCGCGGTTCGAGAACTGGGATCAGGACGCGACCGCCGTGGCCGATCGCTACGACCGGCAGGACCCCGCCGTGGTCGCGCGAGAGCTGGCTCTCGCCGCCGATCGCGTGGCCGCCGCCTTCGCCGCGGTACCCGCCGATCAGCTCCAGCTGCGGGGTGCGCGCAGTGACGGTTCGCTGTTCACGGTCACCTCGCTGGGCCGGTACTTCCTGCACGACGTCGTGCACCACGTCCACGACGTGCGCGGATAG
- a CDS encoding phosphotransferase family protein, which produces MCAMAVSQPVDVDPAIADFAAIGRWMDEQGLPGTDFGAVTALGGGTQNVMLRFTRGGREYVLRRGPKHLRAKSNEVIGRESRLLRAIADTEVRSPRVIAACDDESVIGAVFYLMEPIRGFNPQTELPALHAGDPEVRRQMGLSAVEAIARLGSLDYQALGLDDYGRPAGFLERQVPRWLRELDSYNANEGYPGPQIPGVERIGDWLERHRPTDWTPGIMHGDCHLANMMFDYDGPEVAAMVDWEMSTIGDPLLDLGWQLATRPEPGTVGAGLMGTLGTVGGLPTEAQMIEHYGKFSDRDLSAVTWYTVLACFKLGIVLEGTYARAFAGKAPKPVGDFLHAVTLEMFEQASQLAE; this is translated from the coding sequence ATGTGCGCCATGGCTGTTTCTCAACCTGTCGATGTTGACCCGGCGATCGCCGATTTCGCGGCAATCGGGCGGTGGATGGACGAACAGGGCTTGCCCGGGACGGATTTCGGCGCGGTTACCGCGCTCGGCGGCGGCACGCAGAACGTGATGCTGCGCTTCACCCGGGGCGGGCGCGAGTACGTGTTGCGGCGGGGGCCCAAGCATCTGCGCGCCAAGAGCAACGAGGTGATCGGCCGGGAATCACGGCTGCTACGCGCGATCGCCGACACCGAGGTGCGTTCGCCCCGGGTGATCGCCGCCTGCGACGACGAGTCGGTGATCGGCGCGGTGTTCTATCTGATGGAGCCGATCCGCGGCTTCAACCCGCAGACCGAACTGCCCGCGCTGCACGCAGGCGATCCCGAGGTCCGGCGCCAGATGGGACTGTCCGCGGTCGAGGCCATCGCCCGGCTCGGCTCCCTCGACTATCAAGCTCTCGGCCTCGACGACTACGGCCGTCCCGCGGGTTTCCTCGAGCGCCAGGTCCCGCGCTGGCTGCGCGAGCTCGACTCCTACAACGCCAACGAGGGCTACCCCGGCCCGCAGATCCCCGGTGTCGAGCGGATCGGCGACTGGCTCGAGCGGCACCGGCCCACGGACTGGACGCCCGGCATCATGCACGGTGACTGCCACCTGGCGAACATGATGTTCGACTACGACGGCCCCGAGGTGGCGGCGATGGTCGACTGGGAGATGTCGACCATCGGCGACCCGCTGCTCGATCTCGGCTGGCAGCTGGCGACCCGGCCCGAGCCCGGCACCGTCGGCGCGGGCCTGATGGGCACCCTCGGCACCGTCGGCGGTCTGCCGACCGAGGCGCAGATGATCGAGCACTACGGCAAGTTCTCCGACCGCGACCTGAGCGCGGTCACCTGGTACACGGTGCTGGCCTGTTTCAAGCTGGGCATCGTCCTCGAGGGCACCTACGCGCGGGCGTTCGCGGGCAAGGCGCCGAAACCGGTCGGCGACTTCCTGCACGCGGTGACGCTGGAGATGTTCGAGCAAGCGAGTCAGCTCGCCGAGTGA